In the genome of Populus nigra chromosome 9, ddPopNigr1.1, whole genome shotgun sequence, one region contains:
- the LOC133703028 gene encoding protein SPA1-RELATED 4-like isoform X1, which produces MCLFWLACSPRGIAMEGSSESAWQKSDSHREFNTSVVSNRNLRSASHNSGFRKERTDRVVLARQNLKNQAGTLSGVCEDEAAVDRFMQTIEWNDVSLRHWLDKPQRSVNEFECSHIFRQVVEVVNVAHSQGIVVHNVRPSCFVMSSFNHVSFIESASCSDSGSDSLDDGLNSETMEVKNSSSSLPHDMCQQRSRLQSEDFLPASTPTNTLSEASCMQSSLVYAADVPLVEETEEHKVHDMRNVEHEEERKQPFPMKQILLMESCWYTSPEEDAGSPSSCASDIYRLGVLLFELFCPFTSSEDKSRTMSSLRHRVLPPQLLLKWPKEASFCLWLLHPEPSSRPKIGELLQSDFLNEPINNLEELEAATQLRERIEEQELLLEFLLLIQQRKQDAADKLQDTISLLCSDIEEVTKHQVFLKKKGDTCKERGEGDHLTSNIPALNVVDIDDSSSLGSRKRFCPGLEIHNVEKCDDNLDESQNSDTFVESQESPLFRSSRLMKNFKKLESAYFLTRCRPVRPPGKPSFARNLPVISDGRISIVATERSSINSIAPKQQFTEGRRSGWINPFLEGLCKYLSFSKLKVKADLKQGDLLNSSNLVCSISFDRDGEFFATAGVNKKIKVFECDTIINEARDIHYPVVEMVCRSKLSSICWNSYIKSQLASSNFEGVVQVWDVTRSQVVREMREHERRVWSVDFSSADPTMLASGSDDGSVKLWSINQGVSIGSIKTKANICSVQFPLDSSCSIAFGSADHRIYYYDLRNSKVPLCTLIGHNKTVSYVKFVDMTNLVSASTDNTLKLWDLSMGTSRVIDSPVQSFTGHMNAKNFVGLSVADGYIATGSETNEVFVYHKAFPMPVLSFKFNNTDPLSGHEMDDTAQFISSVCWRGQSSTLVAANSTGNIKILEMV; this is translated from the exons ATGTGTTTGTTCTGGCTTGCATGCAGCCCTAGGGGGATAGCGATGGAGGGCTCATCTGAGTCTGCTTGGCAGAAGTCTGATAGTCATAGGGAATTTAATACTTCAGTGGTTTCCAACAGGAATCTGAGATCTGCATCTCACAATTCTGGGTTTAGAAAGGAGAGGACTGATAGGGTTGTTCTGGCGCGTCAAAACCTTAAAAACCAGGCCGGTACTTTATCTGGGGTTTGTGAGGATGAAGCTGCAGTTGACCGTTTTATGCAAACCATAGAATGGAACGATGTTAGCTTGAGGCACTGGTTGGACAAACCACAACGGTCTGTTAATGAATTTGAATGTTCGCACATATTTAGGCAAGTAGTCGAAGTTGTAAATGTGGCACATTCACAAGGAATTGTTGTTCACAATGTCCGGCCTTCTTGCTTTGTTATGTCGTCATTTAACCATGTCTCCTTCATTGAGTCCGCGTCTTGCTCAGATTCGGGGTCTGATTCTTTGGATGATGGATTGAACAGCGAAACTATGGAGGTtaaaaattcttcttcttctttgcctCATGACATGTGCCAGCAAAGAAGTAGGTTACAAAGTGAAGATTTTCTACCTGCATCTACTCCAACAAATACTTTATCGGAAGCCAGTTGCATGCAGTCGAGCTTGGTTTATGCAGcagatgtaccattagtggaagAAACAGAAGAACATAAAGTCCATGATATGAGGAATGTTGAAcatgaagaagaaaggaaacaaCCATTTCCAATGAAGCAAATATTGCTTATGGAGTCCTGTTGGTATACCAGTCCTGAAGAGGATGCTGGTTCACCAAGCTCTTGCGCTTCAGACATCTACCGATTGGGAGTTCTTCTTTTCGAG TTGTTCTGCCCATTCACTTCAAGTGAAGACAAAAGCAGAACTATGTCTAGTCTCAGACATCGAGTTCTTCCTCCTCAACTGCTGCTCAAGTGGCCAAAAGAAGCTTCATTTTGCTTATGGTTACTGCACCCTGAGCCAAGTAGTCGGCCAAAAATAGG TGAATTGCTGCAAAGCGACTTTCTTAATGAACCCATAAACAATTTGGAAGAGCTTGAAGCAGCAACACAGCTTAGAGAGAGAATAGAGGAGCAGGAATTGTTGTTGGAATTCCTTTTACtaatacaacaaagaaaacaggATGCAGCTGATAAGTTGCAAGATACTATTTCTCTTCTATGTTCTGATATTGAAGAAGTTACAAAGCATCAAGTGTTTCTTAAGAAAAAGGGAGACACATGTAAAGAAAGAGGAGAGGGTGACCATTTAACATCAAATATCCCTGCACTGAATGTTGTTGACATTGATGATTCTTCTAGCTTGGGTTCCAGAAAACGATTTTGCCCAGGCCTTGAGATTCACAACGTAGAGAAATGTGATGATAATCTAGATGAAAGTCAGAACTCAGATACATTTGTAGAATCACAGGAAAGTCCTCTTTTTAGAAGTTCACGATTAATGAAGAACTTTAAGAAATTAGAGTCCGCATATTTTTTGACAAGATGCAGACCAGTAAGGCCACCAGGGAAACCATCATTTGCTAGAAATTTACCAGTAATTAGTGATGGGAGAATCTCTATTGTTGCTACTGAAAGAAGCTCCATAAATAGCATAGCACCAAAGCAGCAGTTTACTGAGGGTAGACGAAGTGGATGGATAAATCCATTCCTTGAGGGTTTGTGCAAGTATCTATCTTTTAGCAAGTTAAAAGTGAAGGCTGACCTGAAGCAAGGGGATTTGTTGAACTCTTCAAACCTAGTCTGCTCTATTAGTTTTGATCGTGATGGAGAATTTTTTGCTACAGCTGgtgtaaataaaaagataaaagtatTTGAATGTGATACAATTATAAATGAAGCTCGTGATATCCACTATCCTGTTGTTGAAATGGTATGCAGGTCAAAGCTAAGCAGCATATGTTGGAACAGCTACATTAAAAGCCAACTTGCTTCGAGTAACTTTGAAGGTGTGGTGCAG GTATGGGATGTTACAAGAAGTCAAGTAGTGAGAGAAATGAGAGAGCATGAGAGGCGTGTGTGGTCTGTTGACTTTTCATCAGCAGATCCCACTATGCTGGCTAGTGGGAGTGATGATGGTTCCGTCAAGCTATGGAGTATCAATCAG GGAGTCAGTATCGGTTCCATCAAAACAAAAGCCAACATCTGTTCTGTTCAGTTTCCCTTGGATTCTAGTTGTTCTATTGCTTTTGGTTCAGCAGATCACAGAATTTATTACTATGATCTCCGCAACTCCAAAGTTCCTCTCTGTACATTGATTGGACACAATAAAACTGTGAGTTATGTGAAGTTTGTAGATATGACCAATCTTGTTTCGGCATCAACGGACAACACACTGAAGCTCTGGGATTTGTCAATGGGCACATCTAGGGTTATTGATAGCCCCGTTCAATCTTTCACAGGCCACATGAATGCAAAG AACTTCGTGGGTTTGTCTGTAGCAGATGGTTACATTGCAACTGGCTCGGAAACAAATGAG GTTTTTGTCTATCACAAAGCTTTCCCCATGCCGGTGTTGTCCTTCAAGTTTAACAACACAGACCCGCTTTCTGGCCATGAAATGGATGACACTGCACAATTTATTTCTTCTGTCTGTTGGCGTGGCCAGTCATCTACGTTGGTTGCTGCAAATTCTACTGGGAATATCAAAATTTTGGAGATGGTTTAA
- the LOC133703028 gene encoding protein SPA1-RELATED 3-like isoform X2: protein MCLFWLACSPRGIAMEGSSESAWQKSDSHREFNTSVVSNRNLRSASHNSGFRKERTDRVVLARQNLKNQAGTLSGVCEDEAAVDRFMQTIEWNDVSLRHWLDKPQRSVNEFECSHIFRQVVEVVNVAHSQGIVVHNVRPSCFVMSSFNHVSFIESASCSDSGSDSLDDGLNSETMEVKNSSSSLPHDMCQQRSRLQSEDFLPASTPTNTLSEASCMQSSLVYAADVPLVEETEEHKVHDMRNVEHEEERKQPFPMKQILLMESCWYTSPEEDAGSPSSCASDIYRLGVLLFELFCPFTSSEDKSRTMSSLRHRVLPPQLLLKWPKEASFCLWLLHPEPSSRPKIGELLQSDFLNEPINNLEELEAATQLRERIEEQELLLEFLLLIQQRKQDAADKLQDTISLLCSDIEEVTKHQVFLKKKGDTCKERGEGDHLTSNIPALNVVDIDDSSSLGSRKRFCPGLEIHNVEKCDDNLDESQNSDTFVESQESPLFRSSRLMKNFKKLESAYFLTRCRPVRPPGKPSFARNLPVISDGRISIVATERSSINSIAPKQQFTEGRRSGWINPFLEGLCKYLSFSKLKVKADLKQGDLLNSSNLVCSISFDRDGEFFATAGVNKKIKVFECDTIINEARDIHYPVVEMVCRSKLSSICWNSYIKSQLASSNFEGVVQVWDVTRSQVVREMREHERRVWSVDFSSADPTMLASGSDDGSVKLWSINQAMLLLHLVDVSFENKRSQYRFHQNKSQHLFCSVSLGF from the exons ATGTGTTTGTTCTGGCTTGCATGCAGCCCTAGGGGGATAGCGATGGAGGGCTCATCTGAGTCTGCTTGGCAGAAGTCTGATAGTCATAGGGAATTTAATACTTCAGTGGTTTCCAACAGGAATCTGAGATCTGCATCTCACAATTCTGGGTTTAGAAAGGAGAGGACTGATAGGGTTGTTCTGGCGCGTCAAAACCTTAAAAACCAGGCCGGTACTTTATCTGGGGTTTGTGAGGATGAAGCTGCAGTTGACCGTTTTATGCAAACCATAGAATGGAACGATGTTAGCTTGAGGCACTGGTTGGACAAACCACAACGGTCTGTTAATGAATTTGAATGTTCGCACATATTTAGGCAAGTAGTCGAAGTTGTAAATGTGGCACATTCACAAGGAATTGTTGTTCACAATGTCCGGCCTTCTTGCTTTGTTATGTCGTCATTTAACCATGTCTCCTTCATTGAGTCCGCGTCTTGCTCAGATTCGGGGTCTGATTCTTTGGATGATGGATTGAACAGCGAAACTATGGAGGTtaaaaattcttcttcttctttgcctCATGACATGTGCCAGCAAAGAAGTAGGTTACAAAGTGAAGATTTTCTACCTGCATCTACTCCAACAAATACTTTATCGGAAGCCAGTTGCATGCAGTCGAGCTTGGTTTATGCAGcagatgtaccattagtggaagAAACAGAAGAACATAAAGTCCATGATATGAGGAATGTTGAAcatgaagaagaaaggaaacaaCCATTTCCAATGAAGCAAATATTGCTTATGGAGTCCTGTTGGTATACCAGTCCTGAAGAGGATGCTGGTTCACCAAGCTCTTGCGCTTCAGACATCTACCGATTGGGAGTTCTTCTTTTCGAG TTGTTCTGCCCATTCACTTCAAGTGAAGACAAAAGCAGAACTATGTCTAGTCTCAGACATCGAGTTCTTCCTCCTCAACTGCTGCTCAAGTGGCCAAAAGAAGCTTCATTTTGCTTATGGTTACTGCACCCTGAGCCAAGTAGTCGGCCAAAAATAGG TGAATTGCTGCAAAGCGACTTTCTTAATGAACCCATAAACAATTTGGAAGAGCTTGAAGCAGCAACACAGCTTAGAGAGAGAATAGAGGAGCAGGAATTGTTGTTGGAATTCCTTTTACtaatacaacaaagaaaacaggATGCAGCTGATAAGTTGCAAGATACTATTTCTCTTCTATGTTCTGATATTGAAGAAGTTACAAAGCATCAAGTGTTTCTTAAGAAAAAGGGAGACACATGTAAAGAAAGAGGAGAGGGTGACCATTTAACATCAAATATCCCTGCACTGAATGTTGTTGACATTGATGATTCTTCTAGCTTGGGTTCCAGAAAACGATTTTGCCCAGGCCTTGAGATTCACAACGTAGAGAAATGTGATGATAATCTAGATGAAAGTCAGAACTCAGATACATTTGTAGAATCACAGGAAAGTCCTCTTTTTAGAAGTTCACGATTAATGAAGAACTTTAAGAAATTAGAGTCCGCATATTTTTTGACAAGATGCAGACCAGTAAGGCCACCAGGGAAACCATCATTTGCTAGAAATTTACCAGTAATTAGTGATGGGAGAATCTCTATTGTTGCTACTGAAAGAAGCTCCATAAATAGCATAGCACCAAAGCAGCAGTTTACTGAGGGTAGACGAAGTGGATGGATAAATCCATTCCTTGAGGGTTTGTGCAAGTATCTATCTTTTAGCAAGTTAAAAGTGAAGGCTGACCTGAAGCAAGGGGATTTGTTGAACTCTTCAAACCTAGTCTGCTCTATTAGTTTTGATCGTGATGGAGAATTTTTTGCTACAGCTGgtgtaaataaaaagataaaagtatTTGAATGTGATACAATTATAAATGAAGCTCGTGATATCCACTATCCTGTTGTTGAAATGGTATGCAGGTCAAAGCTAAGCAGCATATGTTGGAACAGCTACATTAAAAGCCAACTTGCTTCGAGTAACTTTGAAGGTGTGGTGCAG GTATGGGATGTTACAAGAAGTCAAGTAGTGAGAGAAATGAGAGAGCATGAGAGGCGTGTGTGGTCTGTTGACTTTTCATCAGCAGATCCCACTATGCTGGCTAGTGGGAGTGATGATGGTTCCGTCAAGCTATGGAGTATCAATCAGGCAATGTTACTTTTGCATTTGGTGGATGTCAGCTTTGAAAATAAAC GGAGTCAGTATCGGTTCCATCAAAACAAAAGCCAACATCTGTTCTGTTCAGTTTCCCTTGGATTCTAG
- the LOC133703451 gene encoding probable serine/threonine-protein kinase At1g54610, whose protein sequence is MGCLCCKPSAIEDSKESPRERLSSKASSDLRVSRATSSRREEAYRAKDRCDGNDGRTMLIDKQVNGSLRVHGGEHVERKRDKSEYAVVHHPGMGSIPKATEGEQVAAGWPSWLAAVAGEAIKGWLPRRADSFEKLDKIGQGTYSNVYRARDLDQKKIVALKKVRFDNLEPESVRFMAREIHILRRLDHPNVIKLEGLVTSRMSCSLYLVFEYMEHDLAGLAAHPGLKFTEAQVKCYMQQLLRGLDHCHSRGVLHRDIKGSNLLIDNNGILKIADFGLASFYDPAHVQPLTSRVVTLWYRPPELLLGATYYGTSVDLWSTGCILAELYAGKPIMPGRTEVEQLHKIFKLCGSPSEDYWRKSKLPHATIFKPQQPYRRCVADTFKEFPPPALALMETLLSIDPADRGSAASALRSEFFITKPLPCDPSSFPKYPPSKEFDAKMRDEEARRQGAAGSKGQKSDMERRGRRESRAVPAPDANAELVLSMQKRHGQSNSKSRSEKFNPHPEEVASGFPIDPPRPSHAAESNMDPQGHQHKRASHSGPLSHRAAWAKASRNPDDAPKISTGADLSTMSSLVAARRSLLSEDRNERSGLAQPEVPKLMARFPGSFKETSESFTQQDSRHPSQGVAGFHQKEDGRNSSKDPVLLGYGSKGHKIHYSGPLIVPSGNVDQMLKDHDRQIQEAVRRARLDKEKVRKVQAESNQISTNSLFVSGR, encoded by the exons ATGGGTTGCCTTTGCTGTAAACCCTCTGCAATTGAGGATAGCAAAGAGAGTCCAAGGGAGAGGCTCTCCAGTAAGGCGTCGTCTGACTTGAGGGTATCAAGGGCCACCTCTTCAAGGAGGGAGGAAGCATATAGAGCGAAAGATCGATGTGATGGTAATGATGGTAGGACAATGTTGATTGATAAGCAAGTGAATGGATCTCTTAGAGTGCATGGGGGCGAGCACGTTGAGAGGAAGAGGGACAAGTCAGAGTATGCTGTTGTTCACCACCCAGGGATGGGCAGCATACCGAAAGCTACTGAAGGGGAGCAGGTTGCAGCAGGGTGGCCTTCCTGGCTAGCTGCTGTAGCTGGAGAAGCAATCAAAGGTTGGTTGCCACGGCGTGCAGATTCATTTGAGAAGCTAGATAAG ATTGGCCAGGGAACCTACAGTAATGTTTATAGGGCCCGTGACCTTGATCAAAAGAAGATTGTTGCTTTGAAGAAAGTAAGATTTGATAACCTGGAACCTGAGAGCGTTCGCTTCATGGCCAGGGAAATTCACATTTTGCGTAGGCTTGACCATCCTAATGTAATAAAGTTAGAAGGTCTAGTTACATCAAGGATGTCTTGCAGCTTGTACCTTGTGTTTGAATACATGGAGCATGATTTGGCTGGGCTAGCCGCACACCCTGGTCTGAAGTTTACAGAAGCCCAG GTGAAATGTTACATGCAACAACTTTTACGAGGACTTGATCACTGTCACAGCCGTGGTGTTCTGCACCGTGATATAAAGGGTTCCAACCTATTAATTGACAACAATGGTATCTTAAAAATTGCAGACTTTGGACTAGCGAGTTTTTATGATCCTGCTCATGTTCAGCCACTGACAAGTCGTGTTGTGACTCTTTGGTATCGTCCTCCTGAGCTTCTACTTGGAGCTACCTACTATGGGACTTCTGTTGATTTGTGGAGTACAGGTTGCATACTTGCTGAATTGTATGCAGGCAAGCCTATTATGCCTGGGAGAACTGAG GTGGAGCAGCTGCATAAAATTTTCAAGCTGTGTGGCTCACCTTCTGAAGATTATTGGAGAAAATCAAAGTTGCCTCATGCAACTATCTTTAAGCCTCAGCAGCCTTATAGACGCTGTGTTGCAGATACATTTAAGGAATTCCCTCCTCCGGCATTAGCTCTTATGGAGACCCTGCTCTCCATTGATCCTGCAGATCGTGGGTCTGCAGCTTCTGCACTGAGGAGTGAG TTCTTTATAACCAAGCCGCTTCCATGTGATCCTTCAAGCTTTCCCAAGTATCCTCCTAGCAAAGAATTCGATGCAAAAATGCGAGATGAAGAAGCTAGAAG ACAAGGAGCAGCAGGAAGCAAGGGCCAGAAATCTGACATGGAAAGAAGAGGACGGCGGGAATCTCGTGCTGTCCCGGCACCTGATGCCAATGCTGAGCTAGTTTTATCAATGCAG AAAAGACATGGTCAGTCAAATTCCAAGAGCCGGAGTGAGAAGTTTAATCCCCATCCAGAAGAAGTTGCTTCTGGCTTTCCAATCGATCCACCTAGACCATCTCATGCTGCAGAATCAAACATGGATCCTCAGGGGCATCAGCATAAGAGAGCTTCCCATTCTGGGCCATTGTCTCACCGTGCTGCATGGGCTAAGGCCAGCAGGAACCCTGATGATGCTCCTAAGATTTCCACTGGGGCTGACTTGTCAACAATGTCAAGCTTAGTGGCAGCACGGAGGAGTTTATTGTCTGAAGATCGCAACGAAAGGTCTGGCCTGGCACAACCAGAAGTTCCAAAACTAATGGCAAGGTTTCCAGGATCCTTCAAAGAAACCTCAGAATCCTTCACCCAACAGGATTCAAGGCATCCGTCGCAGGGTGTTGCAGGTTTCCATCAAAAGGAAGATGGAAGAAATAGCAGTAAAGATCCAGTCCTT CTTGGCTATGGGTCAAAGGGTCACAAAATTCACTATTCCGGTCCATTGATAGTTCCATCAGGGAACGTGGATCAGATGCTGAAGGATCATGATCGCCAGATCCAAGAAGCTGTTAGACGAGCACGTCTTGACAAGGAAAAGGTTAGAAAAGTCCAGGCTGAAAGCAACCAAATATCAACCAATTCATTATTTGTTTCAGGTCGATGA
- the LOC133703028 gene encoding protein SPA1-RELATED 3-like isoform X3, with product MLVHQALALQTSTDWEFFFSSSTCEQLFCPFTSSEDKSRTMSSLRHRVLPPQLLLKWPKEASFCLWLLHPEPSSRPKIGELLQSDFLNEPINNLEELEAATQLRERIEEQELLLEFLLLIQQRKQDAADKLQDTISLLCSDIEEVTKHQVFLKKKGDTCKERGEGDHLTSNIPALNVVDIDDSSSLGSRKRFCPGLEIHNVEKCDDNLDESQNSDTFVESQESPLFRSSRLMKNFKKLESAYFLTRCRPVRPPGKPSFARNLPVISDGRISIVATERSSINSIAPKQQFTEGRRSGWINPFLEGLCKYLSFSKLKVKADLKQGDLLNSSNLVCSISFDRDGEFFATAGVNKKIKVFECDTIINEARDIHYPVVEMVCRSKLSSICWNSYIKSQLASSNFEGVVQVWDVTRSQVVREMREHERRVWSVDFSSADPTMLASGSDDGSVKLWSINQGVSIGSIKTKANICSVQFPLDSSCSIAFGSADHRIYYYDLRNSKVPLCTLIGHNKTVSYVKFVDMTNLVSASTDNTLKLWDLSMGTSRVIDSPVQSFTGHMNAKNFVGLSVADGYIATGSETNEVFVYHKAFPMPVLSFKFNNTDPLSGHEMDDTAQFISSVCWRGQSSTLVAANSTGNIKILEMV from the exons ATGCTGGTTCACCAAGCTCTTGCGCTTCAGACATCTACCGATTGGGAGTTCTTCTTTTCGAG TTCTACTTGTGAACAGTTGTTCTGCCCATTCACTTCAAGTGAAGACAAAAGCAGAACTATGTCTAGTCTCAGACATCGAGTTCTTCCTCCTCAACTGCTGCTCAAGTGGCCAAAAGAAGCTTCATTTTGCTTATGGTTACTGCACCCTGAGCCAAGTAGTCGGCCAAAAATAGG TGAATTGCTGCAAAGCGACTTTCTTAATGAACCCATAAACAATTTGGAAGAGCTTGAAGCAGCAACACAGCTTAGAGAGAGAATAGAGGAGCAGGAATTGTTGTTGGAATTCCTTTTACtaatacaacaaagaaaacaggATGCAGCTGATAAGTTGCAAGATACTATTTCTCTTCTATGTTCTGATATTGAAGAAGTTACAAAGCATCAAGTGTTTCTTAAGAAAAAGGGAGACACATGTAAAGAAAGAGGAGAGGGTGACCATTTAACATCAAATATCCCTGCACTGAATGTTGTTGACATTGATGATTCTTCTAGCTTGGGTTCCAGAAAACGATTTTGCCCAGGCCTTGAGATTCACAACGTAGAGAAATGTGATGATAATCTAGATGAAAGTCAGAACTCAGATACATTTGTAGAATCACAGGAAAGTCCTCTTTTTAGAAGTTCACGATTAATGAAGAACTTTAAGAAATTAGAGTCCGCATATTTTTTGACAAGATGCAGACCAGTAAGGCCACCAGGGAAACCATCATTTGCTAGAAATTTACCAGTAATTAGTGATGGGAGAATCTCTATTGTTGCTACTGAAAGAAGCTCCATAAATAGCATAGCACCAAAGCAGCAGTTTACTGAGGGTAGACGAAGTGGATGGATAAATCCATTCCTTGAGGGTTTGTGCAAGTATCTATCTTTTAGCAAGTTAAAAGTGAAGGCTGACCTGAAGCAAGGGGATTTGTTGAACTCTTCAAACCTAGTCTGCTCTATTAGTTTTGATCGTGATGGAGAATTTTTTGCTACAGCTGgtgtaaataaaaagataaaagtatTTGAATGTGATACAATTATAAATGAAGCTCGTGATATCCACTATCCTGTTGTTGAAATGGTATGCAGGTCAAAGCTAAGCAGCATATGTTGGAACAGCTACATTAAAAGCCAACTTGCTTCGAGTAACTTTGAAGGTGTGGTGCAG GTATGGGATGTTACAAGAAGTCAAGTAGTGAGAGAAATGAGAGAGCATGAGAGGCGTGTGTGGTCTGTTGACTTTTCATCAGCAGATCCCACTATGCTGGCTAGTGGGAGTGATGATGGTTCCGTCAAGCTATGGAGTATCAATCAG GGAGTCAGTATCGGTTCCATCAAAACAAAAGCCAACATCTGTTCTGTTCAGTTTCCCTTGGATTCTAGTTGTTCTATTGCTTTTGGTTCAGCAGATCACAGAATTTATTACTATGATCTCCGCAACTCCAAAGTTCCTCTCTGTACATTGATTGGACACAATAAAACTGTGAGTTATGTGAAGTTTGTAGATATGACCAATCTTGTTTCGGCATCAACGGACAACACACTGAAGCTCTGGGATTTGTCAATGGGCACATCTAGGGTTATTGATAGCCCCGTTCAATCTTTCACAGGCCACATGAATGCAAAG AACTTCGTGGGTTTGTCTGTAGCAGATGGTTACATTGCAACTGGCTCGGAAACAAATGAG GTTTTTGTCTATCACAAAGCTTTCCCCATGCCGGTGTTGTCCTTCAAGTTTAACAACACAGACCCGCTTTCTGGCCATGAAATGGATGACACTGCACAATTTATTTCTTCTGTCTGTTGGCGTGGCCAGTCATCTACGTTGGTTGCTGCAAATTCTACTGGGAATATCAAAATTTTGGAGATGGTTTAA